One window of Methanobacterium alkalithermotolerans genomic DNA carries:
- a CDS encoding CPBP family intramembrane glutamic endopeptidase, translating into MSEIPFLDNGKTGKNKWWTYFSTIILTWGASSFLAGLIAGFIILIILFSSSQTLNLANMNLILESPLFLIFLALISFGLAFIFMYISIKFIHHRTFQSLINVKNRTDWKKIGIGAGAWLLIIILLDFISFLIDPSSFQISFDPSRFWILALLSLVAFPIQASFEEIFFRGYLMQGLALKLKKPVNVLLISSIIFAAMHWLNGETILLSASITLSTFIVGLVLGIITLADNGIEMAIGVHIINNLYVSVIHSSPQGGLGELPSLITTPINPYASPLILIAASILLLVILFRNRKEDLMAVFN; encoded by the coding sequence ATGTCAGAGATACCATTTTTGGATAATGGAAAAACCGGGAAAAATAAATGGTGGACTTATTTTTCAACCATAATACTTACCTGGGGTGCATCAAGCTTTTTAGCCGGGTTGATTGCAGGTTTCATTATATTGATTATATTATTTTCTTCTTCCCAAACCTTAAATTTAGCCAACATGAATTTAATTTTAGAAAGTCCTTTATTTTTAATCTTCCTGGCACTAATTAGCTTTGGCCTGGCCTTCATTTTCATGTATATCAGTATAAAGTTCATTCATCATAGGACATTCCAGTCTCTCATCAATGTGAAAAACCGGACTGACTGGAAAAAGATAGGTATTGGGGCGGGGGCCTGGCTATTAATCATAATACTGCTGGATTTCATATCTTTTTTAATCGATCCTTCCAGTTTTCAAATTTCTTTTGACCCTTCCCGTTTCTGGATTCTGGCACTTTTAAGCTTAGTTGCCTTCCCTATACAGGCTTCATTTGAAGAAATATTTTTTAGAGGATACTTAATGCAGGGACTGGCATTAAAATTAAAAAAACCAGTAAATGTACTTTTAATTAGCTCAATCATTTTTGCAGCCATGCATTGGTTGAATGGGGAAACAATATTGCTCAGCGCATCTATTACTCTATCTACTTTCATTGTGGGACTGGTGCTGGGAATAATTACCCTGGCAGATAACGGCATTGAAATGGCTATCGGGGTGCACATAATCAACAATCTATATGTGAGTGTAATCCATTCTTCCCCTCAGGGAGGACTGGGTGAATTACCTTCATTAATTACCACTCCCATTAATCCCTATGCTTCTCCTTTAATTTTGATAGCAGCTTCCATACTACTCCTGGTGATTCTATTTAGAAATAGAAAAGAGGATTTAATGGCAGTATTTAATTAA
- a CDS encoding tRNA (guanine(10)-N(2))-dimethyltransferase, giving the protein MKEIEIEEGQIKIIIPTFEKVSARAPVFYNPVMELNRDISVLALQQFRKERDADIKVCDAFGGSGIRGIRYSQEVDGVSEVLVNDISSLALEFAEKNRQLNGVDNMELSHDDANLVMRNNRGKFDVIDIDPFGTPSYFIESAANSLKADSMLCVTATDTSALCGTYKEPCIRKYNSLPLKTEYCHENGIRILISFVARTFAKYKKMVDVKLSHSSEHYMRIYFKIDKGAAKTDKSLENLGFIIHCRKCLFRDSVPGIAPSLLEECPLCGEKLLRGGPMWLGKIQDHSFINSMLEMISEKSLNQEKKVIKLLNLCMEEYDAPPGFYDLHVITKKLKISSPPLMDVLNDLKREGYSAYRTHYRPTGIKTDAPLSKIEKIVLSLNKRQFMS; this is encoded by the coding sequence ATGAAAGAAATAGAAATTGAAGAAGGGCAGATTAAAATAATCATACCGACTTTTGAAAAGGTATCTGCCCGGGCACCGGTATTTTACAATCCAGTAATGGAACTAAACAGAGATATTTCTGTATTGGCCCTGCAACAGTTCCGAAAAGAGAGGGATGCTGATATTAAAGTGTGTGATGCCTTTGGAGGAAGTGGTATTAGGGGAATCAGATACTCACAGGAAGTAGATGGTGTATCAGAAGTTTTGGTTAATGATATTAGTTCCCTGGCCCTGGAATTTGCCGAAAAAAATCGTCAGTTGAATGGCGTGGACAATATGGAATTAAGTCATGACGATGCTAATCTTGTTATGAGAAATAATCGAGGTAAGTTTGATGTCATAGATATTGATCCTTTTGGAACACCTTCCTACTTTATAGAATCTGCAGCCAATTCACTTAAAGCCGATTCAATGCTTTGTGTGACTGCCACTGATACTTCTGCATTATGTGGAACCTACAAAGAGCCTTGTATTCGTAAATATAATTCCTTGCCCCTGAAAACTGAATACTGCCATGAAAATGGTATACGTATCCTGATAAGTTTTGTGGCCCGGACTTTTGCCAAGTATAAAAAAATGGTGGATGTGAAGTTGTCCCACTCCAGTGAGCATTATATGAGGATTTACTTTAAAATAGATAAAGGAGCCGCTAAAACTGATAAGTCACTGGAAAATTTGGGATTTATAATTCATTGCAGGAAGTGCCTTTTTAGAGATTCGGTGCCCGGTATAGCGCCCAGCCTTCTGGAAGAATGCCCCCTATGTGGGGAAAAATTATTAAGAGGAGGTCCTATGTGGCTGGGTAAGATACAGGACCATTCCTTTATAAATTCCATGCTGGAAATGATATCAGAAAAAAGTCTAAACCAGGAAAAAAAAGTGATAAAACTCCTTAATCTTTGTATGGAAGAGTATGATGCGCCGCCTGGTTTTTATGACCTTCATGTAATTACTAAAAAACTTAAAATCAGCTCGCCTCCATTAATGGATGTTTTAAATGATTTAAAACGTGAAGGGTACAGTGCATATCGCACCCATTACCGGCCTACAGGAATTAAAACCGATGCCCCTCTTAGTAAGATAGAAAAAATAGTTCTGAGTTTGAATAAGAGACAATTCATGAGTTAA
- a CDS encoding DegT/DnrJ/EryC1/StrS family aminotransferase, producing the protein MIPIANPFIEDEEIQEVVKVLKSGFIAQGPKVAEFEEKFAEYANTSHAIATSSGTTALHLTLLAAGIGTGDEVITTPFSFAATGNVVLYTGAKPVFADIDPDTYNLNPEKIEEAITPKTRAIMPVHLYGQPADMEPIQKIADDHGLYVIEDAAQAHGAVYHGKKVGSLGDMAGFSFYPTKNMTTSEGGIITTDNSEFAEKARILRAHGEKERYNHVVLGYNFRMTDIAAAIGLVQLKRLEGFNQKRIENANYLTEHINELDGIAAPYIQDDVKHVFHQYTIQVDADLRDDCIKCLNEQGVGTGIHYPKAIYHQELYQKLGFKDKCPEAEKAAKKVISIPVHPQLKVEDLEVIVQALEDTSNNFQ; encoded by the coding sequence ATGATTCCCATTGCCAATCCCTTTATAGAAGATGAAGAAATTCAAGAAGTAGTAAAAGTCTTAAAATCTGGATTTATTGCCCAGGGCCCTAAAGTGGCTGAATTTGAAGAAAAGTTTGCTGAATATGCAAATACCAGTCATGCCATAGCCACCAGCTCTGGAACCACTGCACTTCATCTTACTTTACTTGCAGCAGGGATTGGTACTGGCGATGAAGTTATTACCACACCCTTTAGTTTTGCTGCTACCGGTAATGTGGTTCTCTATACTGGAGCAAAACCAGTATTCGCGGATATTGATCCTGATACTTATAATTTAAACCCGGAAAAAATAGAAGAAGCCATAACTCCTAAAACCAGGGCTATCATGCCGGTTCACCTGTATGGACAACCTGCTGACATGGAACCTATCCAGAAAATAGCTGATGATCATGGTTTATATGTAATTGAAGATGCAGCTCAAGCCCATGGAGCTGTTTATCATGGAAAAAAAGTGGGATCATTAGGTGACATGGCAGGATTCAGCTTTTACCCTACCAAAAATATGACCACCAGCGAGGGAGGAATCATAACCACTGATAACTCCGAATTTGCAGAAAAAGCTCGTATATTAAGGGCCCATGGAGAAAAAGAGAGATATAATCATGTGGTTTTGGGTTATAATTTCCGTATGACTGATATTGCAGCGGCCATTGGCCTGGTTCAGTTAAAGCGCCTGGAGGGCTTCAACCAGAAAAGAATAGAAAATGCAAATTATTTAACGGAACATATCAATGAACTGGATGGAATCGCTGCTCCTTATATTCAGGACGATGTTAAACACGTATTCCACCAGTATACCATTCAGGTGGATGCCGACCTAAGAGATGATTGCATAAAATGCCTCAATGAACAGGGGGTAGGTACCGGTATTCACTATCCTAAAGCCATATACCACCAGGAATTGTATCAAAAATTAGGATTTAAAGACAAGTGCCCGGAAGCTGAAAAAGCTGCTAAAAAAGTTATTTCTATCCCGGTTCATCCTCAATTAAAGGTAGAAGATTTGGAAGTAATAGTACAGGCATTGGAAGACACCAGCAACAACTTCCAATAA
- a CDS encoding transposase: MISEIYYSPVYSGVSKQLNLLDFSFKNSNIQHLKSVLNKNSELKENKLVKFIERTYYYVKIAINKYSNAFSNHLYSQHTLFTILAMKIYTKSTYREIIDFIDVSDVIKKYLRIKKVPHFTTIQKFFKRLPSKQIREINHLILSLNDIKADIIALDGSGFTNDYADKYYAKIRQKERKSYIKNHLTIDVKTRLILYYQTSRGPKYDTQFAKPSLRQIKKYKPQYIVADKAYDTEPIRKCINEELKAFDQIPLKKRAKKGQYRLKSPTIFRNKIYTTRNNIESIFSTIKRKFNGINHSRSTQLSNKETQLKNTIYNIYRTTQIN, encoded by the coding sequence ATGATTAGCGAAATCTATTATTCCCCTGTTTATAGTGGAGTTTCAAAGCAGTTAAATCTTTTGGATTTTAGTTTTAAAAATTCTAATATTCAACATTTAAAAAGTGTTTTAAACAAGAATAGTGAATTAAAAGAAAATAAACTGGTGAAATTCATCGAAAGAACGTATTATTATGTTAAAATAGCGATAAATAAGTATTCTAATGCTTTTTCAAACCATTTATATTCACAACATACTTTATTCACGATATTAGCAATGAAAATTTACACAAAATCAACATATCGTGAAATCATTGATTTTATTGATGTATCAGACGTAATTAAGAAATATTTGAGAATAAAAAAGGTTCCACACTTTACAACGATCCAAAAATTTTTTAAAAGACTACCTTCAAAACAAATTAGAGAAATTAACCATTTAATATTATCATTAAACGATATTAAAGCAGATATAATAGCATTAGACGGCTCTGGTTTTACGAATGATTATGCAGACAAATATTATGCAAAAATACGGCAAAAGGAAAGAAAAAGCTACATAAAAAACCATTTAACAATAGACGTAAAAACACGCCTTATTTTATATTATCAAACATCACGCGGACCAAAATACGACACACAATTTGCAAAACCCTCATTAAGACAAATCAAAAAGTATAAACCACAATACATAGTAGCAGACAAAGCATATGACACAGAACCAATAAGAAAATGCATAAATGAAGAACTCAAAGCATTTGACCAAATACCCCTCAAAAAAAGAGCAAAAAAAGGACAATACCGACTAAAAAGCCCAACAATATTCCGAAACAAAATATACACAACAAGAAACAATATAGAAAGCATATTTTCAACAATAAAAAGAAAATTCAACGGCATAAACCACAGCAGAAGCACACAACTATCAAACAAAGAAACCCAACTCAAAAACACAATATACAACATCTACAGAACAACACAAATCAACTAA